From the genome of Hyperolius riggenbachi isolate aHypRig1 chromosome 9, aHypRig1.pri, whole genome shotgun sequence, one region includes:
- the LOC137533667 gene encoding E3 ubiquitin-protein ligase TRIM11-like, translating into MASADLSEELECPVCLTIYTDPVSLRCGHNFCRVCIDHVLDSQEGSAGYTCPQCRKRFRDRPGLQTNIALRNIAERFLTTQPDQEEAGVHCTYCVDSPVPAVMSCLHCDASMCDKHLRVHSKAPEHVLCAPTTSPESRKCSVHKKILEYYCTEDAACVCVSCRLDGEHRGHQVETLQEASEKKKEKLRNDLQKLMAETEEAEKRVQSLEERRRKAQEKAAGETERVTALFIDLRRRLEELEKRVLSDITRRVQCYDDIIRQLEIKKAELSRKMRRIEELCHMTDPLTVLQESDTGDLCDTEDRHDKQLHDGGDLDVVGISHTLHTGLADIMSGVTGGISVQPADILLDVTTASNELHISDDRKTASLSDIKQNRPDTAERFQDKPQVLSSRSFSLGRHYWEVDVGGSDSWAVGMCYPSIARRGGQSQIGCNNKSWALYRSGNQYSVTHDRKVNRLPDGIPSDRVRIYLDYEAGQISFYVLCDPITHLHTFTATFTEPLYAGLGVGRGCIKVSGGSQGV; encoded by the coding sequence ATGGCGTCTGCTGATCTGAGCGAGGAGCTGGAGTGTCCCGTCTGTCTGACcatttatacagatcctgtaagcctgagatgtggtcacaacttctgccgggTCTGTATTGATCATGTGCTAGACTCACAGGAGGGGTCTGCAGGTTATACCTGTCCTCAGTGTAGGAAGAGGTTCAGGGACCGGCCTGGATTACAGACAAACATTGCTCTGAGGAACATAGCAGAGCGTTTCCTGACTACTCAGCCAGATCAGGAGGAGGCCGGAGTCCATTGTACTTACTGTGTGGACTCTCCTGTACCTGCTGTTATGTCCTGTCTGCACTGTGACGCTTCTATGTGTGATAAAcacctgagagtccacagcaaggcaccagaacacgtcttatgtgcccccaccacctccccggagagcaggaaatgctccgtccataagaagatcctggagtattactgcactgaggatgctgcctgtgtctgtgtgtcctgcaGGCTGGATGGAGAACATCGGGGACACCAGGTGGAGACACTACAGGAGGCCtctgagaagaagaaggagaagctgagaaatgatctgcagaaactgatggctgagacagaggaggctgagaaaagagtccagagtctggaggaacgcaggagaaaagcacaagaaaaagcagCTGGTGAGACAGAGAGAGTCACTGCCCTGTTTATAGACCTCAGGAGACGGCTGGAGGAGCTGGAGAAGAGAGTCCTGAGTGACATCACGAGGCGGGTACAATGCTATGATGACATCATCAGACAGCTGGAGATAAAGAAGGCGGAGCTGTCCAGGAAAATGCGTCGCATTGAggagctgtgtcacatgactgatccactgactgtcttacaggaatcagacacaggtgacttgtgtgacacggaggacagacatgataagcagctccatgatggaggggatctggatgtggtcggcatctcacacacattacacacaggactggctgatatcatgtctggggtaactggggggatctctgtacagcctgcagacatattactggatgtaaCCACAGCTAGTAATGAGCTACATATATCAGATGACAGGAAAACTGCATCCCTGTCAGATATAAAGCAGAACCGCCCAGACACAGCAGAGAGATTTCAGGATAAGCCTCAGGTGTTGAGCAGCCGGAGTTTCTCCTtagggcgacattactgggaagtggatgttgggggATCAGATAGCTGGGCAGTCGgtatgtgttaccccagtatagccaggagaggaggtcagtcaCAGATTGGATGTAATAACAAGTCCTGGGCTTTGTACAGGTCGGGTAATCAGTACTCAGTGACACATGACAGGAAAGTGAACCGGTTACCTGATGGGATCCCCAGTGATAGAGTCaggatatatctggattatgaggccgggcagatctccttttatgtcctgtgtgaccccatcacacacctccacaccttcactgccaccttcactgagcccctctaTGCTGGGTTAGGTGTAGGGAGAGGTTGTATAAAGGTATCTGGGGGGAGTCAGGGGGTGTGA